The following DNA comes from Phytohabitans rumicis.
GCACCGCGAGGTCGAGCGGCAGCCCGGCCAGGACGGCGAGTTCGTCGGTGGACAGCAGGAACCCGCCGCGCAGCGGCCGGGCGGCAAGCACCTGGGCGGGGTGGGGCATGGGCAGGCGGCGCAGTCGTTGCCGGGCGCCGCTGTAAACGCCGTAGGAACCGGCGATGCCGTGCGCGACCGTCTTGACCCGAGCGTGGAGGTTGGCGGCGGGCACCCGTCGGGGGTTGGTGTGCACGACGGCGTAGCGGATGCACGTCTGCCAGATCGGGCCGTCGACGAGCCTGTCCACCGCGGCCCGGATGTCCCGGTCCCGTTCCGGGTGGTCAACGTTGACCACCCGGCCGCCAGCCGGGCCTGGTGTGCGGTTGGCTGGCGCGGGCAGCACCGGGTCGAGCAGCGCACCCAGCCACCGGCCCGGGTTGAGCAGACCGGTCGGCGGGCGGCCGGCGCGGAGGGCGCCGACTGTGCGGCGCAGCCGGCGGACCTGATGCGGTGTGGCGGGCCGGGTTAGGACCTGCACGCAGGCGTGTTCGTGGTCGCCGAGCCCGCCGGCGGCGGTCAGCAGCGGCCGCAGCGGGTCGGTGTCGTGGTCGGTGCGGAGCGGCTGCCAGCCGGGCAGGGCCGGGACCAGCGCGCCACCCGCGGCGACCGCGGTCAGGGCTTTCGCCTTGTCACGGCAGGTGAACAGCCGACCAGCGGCGGTGCGCATGCCCCGGACCGTCGGACGGCTGCGGCCGGCTGGCTCGGCGGGTGTGCCAGGCTTCGGCGCGACGGTGCGGGCCGGTGGGGTCGGCACGGGCGGTGATGCCGCGGTGTCAACCGTGCAGGACGCGCCGGGCCAGGCCCCGACCGCGGCGGCCACGATCGGGCTGGTCGGGACGGTGCCAGGCACCCACAGGACGATCGACAACTGTCGGCCGGCCCACCGGTACTCCATGGCCACGTACGGGGTGCCGAAGATGAGCCGGCGCCACCAGACCGGGCGCAGGATCTCGGCCAGGGTCGCCCACCACACCGCCGCGCCTTCCGGCTGAACCTCCGGCGGTGGGGTGATGGTGACCTGGTGCGCGTGCCGGGCGAGGCGTTGGTGCCGCCACATCTGCACCCGCCCGTGCACCACGACCGTGGCGAAGAGTGCGGCGGCGGCGAGCAGCAGCAGCCAGGGCCGGTCCCGCAGCCACCAGGCCACCTGCCCGATTGCGTCGAGCCCCGGGTGGGACAAATCGTGGCGGTCTTGCCGCTGGGTACGGCCCGTCGGCGACGGCATCGGTGTCGGCCTAAGCCAGGCCTGATCCGTCCACACCAACAGCGGCGTCATGGCTGGCCGCCGTCAACGTCGCGGTCGCCGGTACACGCGGCATGCTCGACGGGGGAGCTGACCGCCTGGAACCCGACCCGGTGGCCGCCGGACAACAGCAGGCCTTCGCCGCGGCGGGCGGACAGCAGCAGCCGAGCCTCGCCGGTGGTCAGCCCGAACGCGGTGGCGATGTCGGTGATCGCGGAGGCGTCCTGGCGCAGCAGGATCTGGGTGGCCGAGTTGGCGACCACCGCCTGGCCGAGTTTGCTGTTGAGCACGTCGGCGGCGTCCTGGGTGATGACGGACAGGCCGGCGCGGCGTTTGCGGGCGGACTTGGCCAGGGTGCGCAGGAACGCCGCGCCGGCGTCGTCTTGCAGCAGTTTCCAGGCTTCGTCGACGATGACCAATTGGCGCAGGTCGTCGGCGACCGCCTGCGGGGCGGGGGTGTCGATCTGCCGCCAGATCGCGTCCAAGGCGAGCAGCATCGCCGGCGCTCGCTGTTCCTCGGACAGCTGCCGGGTGGACCACACGACCAGCCGCCCGTCGGGCATGGTGGTGGACGGGCCGTCGAAGAGGTCTTTGAGACTGCCCAACGTCCACGGCCGCAGCTGCGCCGCTAGCGACAGTGCCGGCGTGGTGCCGGCCGCTTCGAGCGCGGCGAGCACGTCGTGCAGCAGCGGCGCGGGCCTGGACCAGGTGGCCGGGTCGAGGTCGATGCCGGCCTGCTCGTACGCGGCCAGGATGGCGGCGTGGAGGGCGGCGCGGTCCGGGCTGGGCAGGTTGCCGTCGAGCATGACCGCGACCAGGGTGACGACGAACTGGACCCGCCGGTCGAACGCGGCCGGATGCCGGTCGCCGGGCGGGATATCGAGGGGGTTGATCCGCACCCCGGGGGCGCCGAGCTGGATGACCGTGCCGCCGACGGTGGCGGCGAGGCGGATGTACTCGTCTTCCGGGTCGATCACCTGGATCAGCACCTCGTCGATCAGGGAGCGAAGGATTTCCAGCTTGATGAAGTAGCTTTTGCCGGCGCCGCTTCGGGCCAGCACGATGCTGTTGTGGTTGTCGGCGTTCCAGCGGTCCCACCACACGACCCCGCCGGTGGAGGTGTTCAGCCCATACAGCACGCCGCCGTGGCGGGGTGGGTCGCCGGGTAGCGGGGCCGGCAGGTCAGCTGAGGCGAGTGGGAAGGCGCAGGCCAGCGAGTCGGAGTCGAAGACGCGGCGCATGCCGAGGCTGTCCACCCCGAGCGGCAGCCCGGAGGTCCAGCCCTGCAGCTGCCGCCAGGTGGCCGGGACGGTGTCCAACATGACGGAGGCGGCGATGGCCCGAACCTCGGCCACCGACTCGCCGAGCTCGTCCAGGGTGGGGGCGTGCACGACCAGGTAGATCCCGACCCGGAACAGGCGGGCGTCGCCGCGGGCGACCCGGTCGGCCAGGTCGGCCGCGTCGTCGGCGGATGCTTCGGTGTTCGGGTCGTGCAGCCGGCCGTGGTCGGCGTCGGCGCGGCGGACGGTTTCCAGCCGGGCCCGCTGCGCCCGCAGCCGGCCGGCGGCCACCGCCGCCGGGAGCGGTTCGATGTGCAGGGTCAGGTCGAGGCGGCCTGGCCAGGCCAGCAGCGGCTCCAGCCAGGCGGCGGACACTTCGGCCGGGTACTGGGTGACGATCAGGACGGCGGCGTAGCCGTCCCCGACCCGCAGGTGCCGTGCGGCGACCTGCACCGCGGCCGGGCCGAGGACCGCGGTCGCCGCGGCGGTGTCAGCGCCCTGGGTGGTCGGCGGGGCAGGACGTGGCCGGGCCAACCATGGAATCCGCATCACGGCCTCCACCCGTTGGTGGTGACCGGCTGGTCCGGCCGCGCCCGGCCCGGCCGCGGGTCGACACCGGCGTAGGGGTCCACCGCGGCGGCCAGGACGCCGGTGACGGTGCCGCCGCCCAGGACCCGGGTGGCGGCGCCGAGCGCCGACAAGGCGCCCGCGGTGTGTTCGGCCTGCCGCATGGCGTCGCGATCGGCGTGGCGGCCGGTCGCGGTGTGGGCGATGGTGACGGTGCGCCACAGCGGGTCGCGTTGCTCGGCCAGGTCGAGTAGGAAGCCGGCGTAGTCGCAGGCCGTGTCCGCGAGGGCCGGGTTGGGCAGGGCCTGCGCGGCGTCCAGGATCCGGTCGGCGTGGGCGGCCAGGTCGACGCGGCGGGTGGAGACCACGATCTGGGTCGGCCCGGACAGGCCGTGCAGCCAGCGGGCGAACCCGCCGAGCATGGCTGCCTGCTCCCCACCGGTGCGCAGTCCGATGTTCACGGTGGACACGGCGACCAGCGCGGCGTGGGTGTTGCCGCCTAGGTCGATCGCGCCGGCCTCGGTGATGGCGTGTGCGGGCAGCCGCAGTACCGCTGGCGCCGGATCGGTCGCGGCAGTGTTTGTGCCGGCGGGTGCCCAGTGCGGTGGGGCGGTGATCCCGGTGGCGGCGGGCACCAGCCGGCGCGGGGCGCGGGTGGCGCGCAGGGCGGCCAGCAGCCACCGGTCGAAGCTGAGCCCGTCGCGGCGGCCCAGGGCGAGCACCGCCGCGGCGGCGGTCAGCGGGATGAGGGCGGCGGCCAGGATCGGCGTGGGCAGCCGGCCGGCGCCGGCCCGCCAGATCAGGTATGCGGTTAGGGCGGCGGCGGCCAGGATGGTGACCTGCCGGGCGGTCAGCCCGTAGAGGATCTTGTCGGGGGCTTCGATGTCGGCGTGGATCTTCGCGCGGATCTCGGACTCAGACATCGGGGTGCTCCTTCTCCTCGGGTGGGTTGGTGGGCCAGCCGGTGCCGGTTGCCCGGCCAGGTGGCGGTGCGGTGGGTGGGTCGGTGGGCCAGCCAGTGCCGGCAGGCACCCGCGTGGCCTCGTTGCCGGTGTCGGCGCTGTTCCTGTCGGGCGTGGGCTGGTGGGTTCTGGGCATCGCCGGGTGGTCCTTTCAGCGGCTTCGGGGTGGTGTGGCGGCTGGTGGTGGGGCGCGCCAGCCGGCGGGCCTGGGCCATTTCGGTTGGGTGTCCGGCCACAGCTGAGGTCGGTCCCGCGGCCGGGTGCGGACTGGTCGGTCGGGTAGGGCCGGCCAGCCGGTGCCGGTGGCTGCCCGGCGCTGCGGGGGCACGACGCCAGCCGGCGTCGGCGCGGTGGCCCGGATGGGTTCGCCCGAGACGATCAGCGGCGACCCGTGGGTGGAGGCGGTCAGGGTGGCCGGGACGGCGCGTTGGTAGGCCAGTGCGGTGGACGGCTGCGGGCCGTGGATCGGCTCGGCCGGCCAGCCGGTGGCCGAGCCGGTGTACGCCCAGGGGCGCGACCACCGGGACGGCTTGCGCGGCATCGCGGTGGCCGGAGTGACGTGCGCCGGCACGACCGGTATCGCTCGCGCGGCCGCGGTACCGCCCTCGGCCGAGCCGGCAGTTGCGGCGCCGGCCGAAACGTGACTGGTGTTGGCCGCCGACGTGCGCGCCGAGCGGGGCCGGAGCCGGGTGGGTCGGATCCGCGTATGAGTGGTGCGGGGCAGCCGGCCGGTTCCGCCGCGCGGAAATCGGATGGTCTTGCCGCCGGCGGCCGCTGCGGCGCCGGCTCGTCCGCCGCCCCACAGTCCGCCGGTCACGGCCCGGGTCACCTGCTGCACGACCGCAACCCGCAGGATCATCCCGAGCACGTTGCTGCCACCGCGGCTGTGGGTGACGTACTGGCGGATCAGGCTGGGGATCTTCGCGACCGCGTACAGGATGCAGGCGATGACGAAGAGGTTGAAAACCTCGGTCGGGTCATTGGGCAGCCCGAGCTGGTCGACCTGCGCGTCCGGGGAGAAGTAGATGACCGCGGCGGTGTGCAAGGCGATCGCCTGACCACCGACCGTGCCGAGGACGCCGAGGAAGGCCCGCCACCACAGTTGAGCAACCGGGTCGGTCCACGGGGTGGCGTGGCAGGCCAAGGCGAGCGGTGCGACGCCGACCAGGACGATGGCCAGCCCGAGCCGGAGGATCCAGCCGAGGATGATCCACATGGCCAGGCCAGCGATGGTCAGCGAGACGATGGTGGTGAACAGGCCGATCGCCGGGTTGGCCAGTGACCCTTCGACGATGCGCCGCATCTGGGAGAGGGATTCGTCGGAGGCGATGTCCTGCCCGGTGATCGCCCGGGTGACCGCGTTCCCGAAGGTGATCAACGCGTCGCAGATCGGCATGGCGAAGTTGGCGGCGACGAACCCGATCACCAGGCGTGGGGCCAGGTCGGTGAAGCCGTAGCGCATCTGGACGGTGCCGCGGGCCATCACGACCACGGCGACGGCGATGATCGCCAGG
Coding sequences within:
- a CDS encoding VirB4 family type IV secretion system protein, whose amino-acid sequence is MRIPWLARPRPAPPTTQGADTAAATAVLGPAAVQVAARHLRVGDGYAAVLIVTQYPAEVSAAWLEPLLAWPGRLDLTLHIEPLPAAVAAGRLRAQRARLETVRRADADHGRLHDPNTEASADDAADLADRVARGDARLFRVGIYLVVHAPTLDELGESVAEVRAIAASVMLDTVPATWRQLQGWTSGLPLGVDSLGMRRVFDSDSLACAFPLASADLPAPLPGDPPRHGGVLYGLNTSTGGVVWWDRWNADNHNSIVLARSGAGKSYFIKLEILRSLIDEVLIQVIDPEDEYIRLAATVGGTVIQLGAPGVRINPLDIPPGDRHPAAFDRRVQFVVTLVAVMLDGNLPSPDRAALHAAILAAYEQAGIDLDPATWSRPAPLLHDVLAALEAAGTTPALSLAAQLRPWTLGSLKDLFDGPSTTMPDGRLVVWSTRQLSEEQRAPAMLLALDAIWRQIDTPAPQAVADDLRQLVIVDEAWKLLQDDAGAAFLRTLAKSARKRRAGLSVITQDAADVLNSKLGQAVVANSATQILLRQDASAITDIATAFGLTTGEARLLLSARRGEGLLLSGGHRVGFQAVSSPVEHAACTGDRDVDGGQP
- a CDS encoding PrgI family protein; its protein translation is MSESEIRAKIHADIEAPDKILYGLTARQVTILAAAALTAYLIWRAGAGRLPTPILAAALIPLTAAAAVLALGRRDGLSFDRWLLAALRATRAPRRLVPAATGITAPPHWAPAGTNTAATDPAPAVLRLPAHAITEAGAIDLGGNTHAALVAVSTVNIGLRTGGEQAAMLGGFARWLHGLSGPTQIVVSTRRVDLAAHADRILDAAQALPNPALADTACDYAGFLLDLAEQRDPLWRTVTIAHTATGRHADRDAMRQAEHTAGALSALGAATRVLGGGTVTGVLAAAVDPYAGVDPRPGRARPDQPVTTNGWRP